One Euphorbia lathyris chromosome 1, ddEupLath1.1, whole genome shotgun sequence DNA segment encodes these proteins:
- the LOC136217899 gene encoding UPF0481 protein At3g47200-like — MICFVAKIWLILIRLSDKMGMFGDHIIDVDNITTSIEEELNLHPLSDQCCIYRVATSTFRMNEVSFTPQIVSIGPFHHGKPELKNMEEHKRRYLQDFLDLSNANVKKYASIVKQNETRLRNCYAENIELFSDEFVKMILVDAAFVIMMLLKCSFKHLRSNNDRIFHRPWMENDVRYDMLLFENQIPFFILKDLYEASEISTKLQGLSLVKITHTFFKEKWNSWATDEALEKQSLSEAVHILDFMRICQLPLSKSYTRKSSKSKNSIAWCAPSATELKRAGVKFKVGLSTSKLDIEFKDGILYFPTLKITPGKEITLRNLQAFEQCHCHDKYINDYIAFITMLVETEKDVEIVVGSGIIQNWLRSNARLATLFNDLAQEKLVSRVRFYYSDIVEDLNMHCGSSWRKWKATLEQDYFNTPWSGISVLAAFVLLILTVIQTVCSVMQV; from the coding sequence ATGATTTGTTTCGTCGCTAAAATATGGCTTATCTTGATACGATTGAGTGACAAAATGGGAATGTTTGGCGACCATATAATCGATGTGGATAACATAACAACTTCAATTGAAGAAGAGCTGAATTTGCATCCATTGTCGGATCAATGTTGTATATACAGAGTTGCCACATCAACTTTTCGGATGAATGAAGTTTCTTTCACGCCTCAAATAGTATCTATCGGTCCATTTCACCATGGCAAACCAGAGCTCAAAAACATGGAAGAACACAAGAGAAGATATCTCCAAGATTTTCTTGACTTGAGTAATGCAAATGTGAAGAAATATGCTAGCATAGTTAAGCAAAACGAAACAAGATTACGCAATTGTTATGCTGAAAACATCGAATTATTTAGCGACGAGTTTGTGAAGATGATATTAGTGGATGCAGCCTTTGTCATTATGATGTTACTCAAATGTAGTTTTAAACATCTCCGAAGCAACAATGATCGTATATTCCATAGACCGTGGATGGAAAATGATGTTCGTTATGACATGTTATTGTTTGAGAATCAAATCCCCTTCTTTATCCTTAAGGATTTGTATGAAGCATCTGAAATTAGTACTAAGCTTCAAGGACTTTCATTGGTAAAGATTACACACACATTCTTCAAAGAAAAATGGAATTCGTGGGCAACCGATGAAGCCTTGGAGAAGCAGAGTTTATCAGAAGCCGTACATATTCTTGATTTCATGAGGATTTGTCAGTTGCCACTATCAAAATCATATACTAGAAAATCTTCCAAAAGTAAAAATTCAATAGCATGGTGTGCACCTAGTGCGACGGAGCTGAAACGGGCTGGAGTCAAGTTCAAGGTCGGGCTCAGCACAAGCAAACTCGATATCGAATTCAAGGATGGAATATTGTATTTTCCTACGTTGAAAATAACCCCGGGGAAAGAAATTACGTTGCGAAATCTCCAGGCATTTGAGCAGTGTCATTGCCATGACAAGTATATAAATGACTATATTGCTTTCATCACTATGCTTGTGGAGACTGAAAAGGATGTGGAAATTGTGGTTGGAAGTGGAATTATACAGAATTGGCTTCGGAGTAATGCGCGATTAGCGACACTTTTTAATGACCTTGCTCAAGAAAAACTTGTGTCTCGTGTTAGATTCTATTATTCAGATATTGTGGAGGATTTGAATATGCATTGTGGGAGTTCTTGGCGCAAGTGGAAGGCAACTCTTGAGCAAGACTATTTTAATACTCCGTGGTCTGGCATTTCTGTTCTTGCTGCTTTTGTTCTTCTCATACTTACTGTCATACAAACTGTTTGTTCTGTGATGCAAGTTTAG